The following are encoded in a window of Haliotis asinina isolate JCU_RB_2024 chromosome 14, JCU_Hal_asi_v2, whole genome shotgun sequence genomic DNA:
- the LOC137261836 gene encoding proline-rich transmembrane protein 1-like isoform X1 has translation MTHPQEPPPQGYSTSHQPGHGVRGHPGHQGHPGHQEHPGHDKYSIDSGSTGGYVPPPPSYRQQYIATTSQRPSMDIADLMEDDNFNSHLALSVFSTVCCCLPIGVLAVSKSQDAKLHYDRGDLELAHYASMDAKKYAQWAMAVGTIVFVLIAMAVIIILSYHL, from the exons AACCGCCCCCGCAAGGATACTCCACAAGTCATCAGCCCGGACATGGAGTCCGAGGACATCCAGGACACCAAGGACATCCAGGTCACCAGGAACATCCGGGACACGACAAATACAGCATTGACTCTGGTTCAACGGGTGGATATGTGCCACCTCCACCCAGCTACCGTCAACAATACATCGCCACAACATCT CAGCGTCCCTCCATGGACATCGCTGATCTGATGGAGGATGACAATTTCAACTCTCATCTTGCCCTTTCCGTGTTCTCCACTGTGTGCTGTTGTCTCCCTATCGGTGTCCTCGCCGTCTCCAAGTCTCAGGAC GCTAAACTACACTACGACAGAGGGGACCTTGAACTTGCTCACTATGCATCGATGGATGCTAAGAAGTACGCCCAATGGGCAATGGCAGTCGGAACAATCGTGTTCGTCCTCATCGCCATGgctgtcatcatcatcctcagcTACCATCTCTAG
- the LOC137261836 gene encoding proline-rich transmembrane protein 1-like isoform X2, whose translation MTHPQEPPPQGYSTSHQPGHGVRGHPGHQGHPGHQEHPGHDKYSIDSGSTGGYVPPPPSYRQQYIATTSRPSMDIADLMEDDNFNSHLALSVFSTVCCCLPIGVLAVSKSQDAKLHYDRGDLELAHYASMDAKKYAQWAMAVGTIVFVLIAMAVIIILSYHL comes from the exons AACCGCCCCCGCAAGGATACTCCACAAGTCATCAGCCCGGACATGGAGTCCGAGGACATCCAGGACACCAAGGACATCCAGGTCACCAGGAACATCCGGGACACGACAAATACAGCATTGACTCTGGTTCAACGGGTGGATATGTGCCACCTCCACCCAGCTACCGTCAACAATACATCGCCACAACATCT CGTCCCTCCATGGACATCGCTGATCTGATGGAGGATGACAATTTCAACTCTCATCTTGCCCTTTCCGTGTTCTCCACTGTGTGCTGTTGTCTCCCTATCGGTGTCCTCGCCGTCTCCAAGTCTCAGGAC GCTAAACTACACTACGACAGAGGGGACCTTGAACTTGCTCACTATGCATCGATGGATGCTAAGAAGTACGCCCAATGGGCAATGGCAGTCGGAACAATCGTGTTCGTCCTCATCGCCATGgctgtcatcatcatcctcagcTACCATCTCTAG
- the LOC137261357 gene encoding uncharacterized protein codes for MADFSSEMFNNVSGGQLSPDRKRKHMSPRRMQRNIIDLELEENSPTKSEDGRFDDFSEFTSDSDHQRNIHFHEKLLEDNENLIKIPYESNVEGTSDCDIRRALSGQDTPKRMKMEIINGINTVTTDLELESESPVFTVKSPSKNSRDSTHQMNPTQLQMMSAMGDTGWYEILPGDNIVSTPVSRKQHQHIQNQLQTVSVLSIPKTTVQPMVSDHQSMTTMPVNHQPCTKSTSNSTYVYTPHPRSGQILYIAEPNSMTPESLQANVQAVTPMLVNKPNFTPVSQICSQSLVLNSSGEENTSPTEDTPVTTYSCHDSPIDPKVQDSSNFPLLNSPQAMDEERESHNMKERKRRARIKEACDLMRQLVPGMSEKTDKATVFEFAARYIYFLKNFVGSAHDKDFLIKYSPY; via the exons atggCAGATTTTTCGTCTGAAATGTTCAATAACGTAAGTGGCGGGCAGTTGTCACCAGACAGGAAAAGGAAACATATGTCACCAAGACGAATGCAACGAAACATCATTGATCTTGAACTGGAAGAAAACTCACCAACAAAATCAGAGGACGGGAGATTCGATGATTTTTCGGAATTCACATCAGATTCAGATCATCAgagaaatattcattttcatgaaaagttaCTGGAAGACAATGAAAATTTGATTAAAATACCATATGAATCAAATGTTGAGGGAACTTCAGATTGTGATATTAGGAGGGCTTTAAGTGGGCAGGACACACCCAAAAGGATGAAAATGGAGATAATAAATGG TATAAATACGGTGACAACAGACTTGGAACTTGAAAGTGAGTCTCCAGTGTTCACTGTTAAGTCTCCCAGCAAAAACAGTCGTGACAGCACACATCAGATGAATCCAACCCAGCTGCAAATGATGTCAGCCATGGGAGATACAGGATG GTATGAGATCCTACCAGGAGATAACATTGTGTCAACACCTGTGTCCAGGAAGCAGCATCAACATATACAGAATCAACTGCAGACAGTCAGTGTGTTGTCTATACCAAAGACAACAGTGCAACCTATGGTATCAGACCATCAGAGCATGACTACCATGCCCGTCAACCATCAACCCTGCACCAAGTCCACTAGCAACAGCACCTATGTTTACACCCCTCATCCACGAAGCGGTCAGATCCTGTACATTGCAGAGCCTAACTCCATGACCCCTGAGTCTCTCCAAGCTAATGTCCAAGCTGTCACACCTATGCTGGTAAACAAACCAAACTTCACCCCAGTATCGCAG ATTTGTTCTCAGAGCTTGGTGCTGAATAGTAGTGGTGAAGAGAACACTAGCCCAACAGAAGACACACCTGTCACAACATACAGTTGTCATGACTCCCCCATTGATCCCAAAGTTCAGGACTCATCCAACTTCCCTCTGTTGAATTCTCCACAAGCCATGGATGAAGAACGAGAGTCACACAACATGAAGGAAAGAAAGAGGAG GGCTAGGATCAAAGAAGCTTGTGACTTAATGAGACAGCTGGTGCCAGGAATGTCCGAGAAAACGGACAAAGCAACTGTGTTTGAGTTTGCAGCCAGATACATCTACTTCCTCAAGAACTTTGTAGGCAGTGCTCATGACAAG GATTTCCTGATTAAGTACAGTCCATATTGA